From uncultured Roseateles sp., the proteins below share one genomic window:
- a CDS encoding bifunctional aldolase/short-chain dehydrogenase, producing the protein MKSLWRPEDAQRCIDNYPHVPAELALRTYSARLLGGDPSLVLHGGGNTSVKLRQRDIFGDEVEVLCVKGSGWDLAKIEPAGHPAVRLGPLQRLRQLARLSDPDMVNVLRLNLLDCNAPTPSVETLLHAYVPARYIDHTHAVAAMVIADQPDSEALCQQIYGERLIWIPYVMPGFELAQVVARAVEARPEAQGLLLSQHGLFSFGDSAQQSYERMIEFVTLAENFIATRAGQPEAGEAPPEHLARIADIAPHLRAAYAEQSPLQARHWVFDLRDSPEARAFSCGLGRSKAAQRGVATPDHVIRMKGRPMVLEAPEQGRIADWALSLRGHLAGFQDHYHGYFRRNNTRVGGIKTELDRLPRAIVVPHLGLVGVGRSATEAAVNADIIECWMQVVTQAEAIGRYSPVGEADEFDMEYWSLEQAKLGKSKPPPEQGRVVVVTGAGSGIGAATARAFAARGAEVALLDLDGDAAQAVAQSIGRHALALQCDVSDAGSVQAAFDAVLGRFGGVDVLVSNAGMATPGSMLTLDDAALRKSFEVNFFGHQNVAQAAVRAMQIQGMGGALLFNVSKQAVNPGPDFGAYGTAKAALLALVRQYALEHGADGIRVNAVNADRIRSGLLNDAMIATRAQARGVSEAQYMAGNLLQQEVTADDVAQAFVLSAQLAKSTGNIICVDGGNVAAMLR; encoded by the coding sequence ATGAAGAGTTTGTGGCGGCCCGAAGACGCGCAGCGCTGTATCGACAACTACCCGCACGTGCCGGCGGAGCTGGCCCTGCGCACCTATTCGGCGCGGCTGCTGGGTGGCGACCCCAGCCTGGTGCTGCATGGTGGGGGCAATACCTCGGTCAAGCTGAGGCAGCGCGATATCTTTGGCGACGAGGTCGAGGTGCTGTGCGTCAAGGGCAGCGGCTGGGATCTGGCCAAGATCGAGCCAGCCGGCCATCCGGCGGTGCGCTTGGGCCCGCTGCAGCGGCTGCGTCAGCTGGCCCGGCTGTCCGACCCCGACATGGTCAATGTCTTGCGCCTGAACCTGCTCGACTGCAATGCGCCAACGCCCTCGGTCGAGACCCTGCTCCATGCCTATGTGCCGGCCCGCTACATCGACCACACCCATGCGGTGGCGGCGATGGTGATCGCCGACCAGCCCGACAGCGAGGCGCTGTGCCAGCAAATCTATGGCGAGCGGCTGATCTGGATTCCCTACGTGATGCCCGGCTTCGAGCTGGCCCAGGTGGTGGCCCGCGCGGTCGAGGCCCGGCCCGAGGCGCAGGGTCTGCTGTTGAGCCAGCATGGCCTGTTCTCGTTCGGCGACAGCGCGCAGCAGAGCTATGAGCGGATGATCGAATTCGTCACGCTGGCCGAGAACTTCATTGCCACGCGTGCCGGCCAGCCCGAGGCCGGCGAAGCGCCGCCGGAACACCTGGCCCGCATTGCCGACATTGCCCCGCATCTGCGCGCCGCCTATGCCGAGCAGTCGCCGCTGCAGGCACGCCACTGGGTGTTCGATCTGCGCGACTCACCCGAGGCGCGGGCGTTCTCCTGCGGCCTGGGTCGAAGCAAGGCCGCTCAGCGAGGCGTCGCCACCCCTGACCACGTGATCAGGATGAAGGGGCGGCCGATGGTACTGGAGGCCCCCGAACAGGGCCGCATCGCCGACTGGGCGCTGAGCCTGCGCGGCCACCTGGCGGGCTTCCAGGACCACTACCACGGCTATTTCCGCCGCAACAACACCCGGGTGGGCGGCATCAAGACCGAGCTGGACCGGCTGCCGCGCGCCATCGTCGTGCCCCATCTGGGGCTCGTGGGCGTAGGCCGCTCGGCGACCGAGGCGGCGGTCAATGCCGACATCATCGAATGCTGGATGCAGGTGGTGACGCAGGCCGAGGCGATAGGCCGCTACAGCCCGGTCGGCGAGGCGGACGAGTTCGACATGGAGTACTGGTCGCTGGAGCAGGCCAAGCTGGGCAAGAGCAAACCGCCGCCCGAGCAGGGCCGCGTCGTCGTCGTCACCGGCGCCGGCAGCGGTATCGGTGCGGCCACCGCGCGAGCATTTGCAGCACGCGGGGCCGAGGTGGCGCTGCTCGATCTCGATGGCGATGCGGCGCAGGCCGTTGCGCAATCGATAGGCCGCCATGCGCTGGCACTGCAGTGCGATGTCAGCGACGCGGGCTCGGTGCAGGCCGCCTTCGATGCAGTGCTGGGACGCTTCGGCGGCGTCGACGTGCTGGTGTCGAATGCCGGCATGGCCACGCCGGGCAGCATGCTGACCCTGGACGATGCGGCATTGCGAAAGAGCTTCGAGGTCAACTTCTTCGGCCACCAGAACGTGGCGCAGGCCGCGGTGCGTGCCATGCAGATCCAGGGCATGGGCGGGGCGCTGCTGTTCAATGTGTCCAAGCAGGCGGTCAACCCGGGCCCCGACTTCGGCGCCTACGGCACGGCCAAGGCGGCGCTGCTGGCCCTGGTGCGGCAGTACGCGCTGGAGCATGGCGCCGACGGCATACGCGTCAATGCGGTCAATGCCGACCGCATCCGCTCCGGCCTGCTGAACGACGCGATGATCGCCACCCGCGCCCAGGCAAGGGGCGTCAGCGAGGCCCAGTACATGGCTGGCAACCTGCTGCAGCAGGAGGTCACGGCCGACGATGTGGCCCAGGCCTTTGTGCTGTCAGCCCAGCTGGCCAAATCCACCGGCAACATCATCTGCGTCGATGGCGGCAATGTCGCGGCAATGCTGCGCTGA
- the mtnA gene encoding S-methyl-5-thioribose-1-phosphate isomerase, translating to MRINGEPWRTIWCEIDGAVGVIDQRALPHYLETQRLTSCADVERAIRDMWVRGAPLIGAAAAYGLALAMREDSSDAVLTEACTRLLATRPTAVNLRWALDRLSRQLRPAPAADRMQMAYLLAAELCNEDVAINQSLGHHGLALIKAAAARHPGRPLNILTHCNAGWLATVDWGTATAAIYQAFDAGIALHVWVDETRPRNQGASLTAWELGQHGVPHSLIVDNAGGHLMQHGRVDLCIVGADRVTAQGDVCNKIGTYLKALAAHDNDVPFYVAMPSPTLDLRVSDGLREITIENRAADEISMVSGIAADGRLESVRIAPHGSACDTNPGFDVTPARLITGLITERGVCAANRAAIAAMFGTAEQHP from the coding sequence ATGCGTATCAATGGCGAACCCTGGCGCACCATCTGGTGCGAGATCGACGGTGCGGTCGGCGTGATCGACCAGCGCGCCCTGCCCCACTACCTCGAGACGCAGCGCCTGACGAGCTGCGCCGATGTCGAACGCGCGATCCGCGACATGTGGGTGCGCGGAGCGCCGCTGATCGGCGCGGCCGCCGCCTACGGTCTGGCGTTGGCGATGCGCGAGGACAGCTCCGATGCGGTCCTGACCGAGGCCTGCACCCGCCTGCTGGCCACCCGACCGACCGCCGTCAATCTGCGCTGGGCGCTCGATCGACTGAGCCGCCAGCTGCGGCCCGCGCCGGCGGCTGACCGCATGCAGATGGCCTATCTGCTGGCGGCCGAGCTGTGCAACGAGGATGTGGCCATCAACCAGAGCCTGGGCCATCACGGCCTGGCCCTGATCAAGGCCGCCGCCGCACGCCATCCTGGGCGGCCCCTGAACATCCTCACCCACTGCAATGCCGGCTGGCTGGCCACTGTCGACTGGGGCACCGCCACGGCGGCCATCTACCAGGCCTTCGACGCCGGCATCGCGCTGCACGTCTGGGTGGACGAGACCCGGCCCCGCAACCAGGGCGCCTCGCTGACCGCCTGGGAGCTGGGCCAGCACGGCGTGCCGCACAGCCTGATCGTCGACAACGCCGGCGGCCATCTGATGCAGCATGGCCGGGTCGATCTGTGCATCGTTGGCGCCGACCGCGTCACCGCCCAGGGCGATGTCTGCAACAAGATCGGCACCTACCTGAAGGCGCTGGCGGCGCATGACAACGATGTGCCTTTCTATGTCGCCATGCCCTCCCCCACCCTGGACCTGAGGGTCAGCGACGGCCTGCGCGAAATCACCATCGAGAACCGCGCAGCGGACGAAATCTCCATGGTCAGCGGCATTGCCGCCGATGGCCGGCTGGAGAGCGTGCGCATCGCCCCGCACGGCAGCGCCTGCGACACCAACCCGGGCTTCGACGTCACGCCCGCGCGGCTGATCACGGGCCTGATCACCGAGCGCGGCGTCTGCGCCGCCAACCGGGCGGCGATTGCGGCCATGTTCGGCACGGCGGAGCAGCACCCATGA
- a CDS encoding purine-nucleoside phosphorylase produces MSPMMERLGRIEAALRRHGVSETFELGLILGSGLGQLVDAIADAQRIPYAEIDGFPTSTAPGHAGQLVLGRLAGRKVVAMQGRFHLYEGWGAQDVACPVYAMHRLGCRHLVVTNAAGALNPDFAPGQVMLIDDHINLLGVSPLTGPNDERLGLRFPDLSRAYWPAHRELVAAQADRQGIALQRGIYVATPGPSLETSAERRFMRGAGGDAVGMSTVLEVIAANHAGLQVLGLSAICNVATGSKHQQPDTIEEVLAHAAHAGVHIARLLEACLPDLA; encoded by the coding sequence ATGAGCCCGATGATGGAACGACTGGGCCGCATCGAGGCCGCGCTGCGCAGGCACGGCGTGAGCGAGACCTTCGAGCTCGGCCTGATCCTGGGCTCGGGCCTGGGTCAGCTGGTGGACGCCATTGCCGACGCGCAGCGCATTCCCTATGCCGAGATCGACGGCTTTCCCACCTCCACCGCGCCCGGCCACGCAGGCCAGCTGGTGCTGGGCCGGCTGGCCGGCCGCAAGGTCGTGGCCATGCAAGGACGCTTTCATCTGTACGAGGGCTGGGGGGCGCAGGACGTGGCCTGCCCGGTGTACGCGATGCACCGGCTCGGTTGCCGGCACCTGGTTGTCACCAACGCGGCCGGCGCGCTGAATCCCGACTTCGCCCCCGGCCAGGTGATGCTGATCGACGATCACATCAATCTGCTGGGCGTCAGCCCGCTGACCGGCCCCAACGACGAGCGCCTGGGCCTGCGCTTCCCGGATCTGTCGCGGGCCTACTGGCCGGCGCATCGCGAGCTTGTTGCCGCGCAGGCTGACCGGCAGGGCATCGCGCTGCAGCGCGGCATCTACGTGGCCACGCCGGGCCCCTCGCTGGAAACCTCGGCCGAGCGCCGCTTCATGCGCGGGGCCGGCGGCGACGCCGTGGGCATGTCCACCGTGCTGGAGGTGATTGCCGCCAACCATGCCGGCCTGCAGGTGCTGGGCCTGTCGGCGATCTGCAATGTCGCCACCGGCTCCAAGCACCAGCAGCCCGACACGATAGAAGAAGTGCTGGCCCATGCGGCGCATGCCGGCGTGCATATCGCGCGGCTGCTGGAGGCCTGCCTGCCAGACCTGGCTTGA
- the mnmA gene encoding tRNA 2-thiouridine(34) synthase MnmA, whose product MNSQKQRVVVGLSGGVDSAVSAWLLKQQGHEVVGIFMKNWEDDDDSEYCSSNIDFVDAAAVADVIGIEIEHVNFAADYKDRVFAEFLREYQAGRTPNPDILCNAEIKFKAFLDHAMRLGAEKIATGHYARVRERNGSFELLKGLDPLKDQSYFLHRLNQAQLASTLFPVGELPKTEVRRLAEEIGLPNAKKKDSTGICFIGERPFREFLNRYLSQQPGAIKDDRGRKLGEHVGLSFYTLGQRKGIGVGGVKEKGAPRGGGEHEPWFVARKDMATNTLYIVQGHDHPWLQYTGLSADDVSWAAGHAPVAGAYAAKSRYRQSDATCSFEAQDAGFRLSFADRQWAVTPGQSAVLYDGEVCLGGGVISAAWA is encoded by the coding sequence ATGAACAGTCAAAAGCAGCGGGTGGTGGTGGGTCTGAGCGGCGGCGTCGATTCCGCGGTGAGCGCCTGGCTGCTCAAACAGCAGGGCCACGAGGTGGTCGGCATCTTCATGAAGAACTGGGAAGATGACGACGACAGCGAATACTGCTCGTCCAATATCGACTTCGTTGACGCTGCCGCGGTGGCCGATGTGATCGGCATCGAGATCGAACACGTCAACTTCGCCGCCGACTACAAGGACCGCGTGTTCGCCGAGTTCCTGCGCGAGTACCAGGCCGGCCGCACGCCCAACCCCGACATCCTGTGCAACGCCGAGATCAAGTTCAAGGCCTTTCTGGACCATGCAATGCGCCTGGGCGCCGAGAAGATCGCCACCGGCCACTACGCGCGGGTGCGTGAGCGCAACGGCAGCTTCGAGTTGCTCAAGGGCCTGGACCCGCTGAAGGACCAGAGCTACTTTCTGCACCGCCTGAACCAGGCCCAGCTGGCCAGCACCCTGTTCCCGGTCGGCGAGCTGCCCAAGACCGAGGTGCGCCGCCTGGCCGAGGAGATCGGCCTGCCCAATGCCAAGAAGAAGGACTCGACCGGCATCTGCTTCATCGGCGAGAGGCCCTTCCGCGAGTTCCTGAACCGCTATCTGTCGCAGCAGCCCGGGGCCATCAAGGACGACCGCGGCCGCAAGCTCGGCGAGCACGTGGGCCTGAGCTTTTACACACTGGGTCAGCGCAAGGGCATAGGCGTCGGCGGGGTGAAGGAAAAGGGCGCGCCGCGAGGCGGCGGTGAGCACGAACCCTGGTTCGTCGCGCGCAAGGACATGGCAACCAACACGCTGTACATCGTGCAGGGTCACGACCACCCCTGGCTGCAGTACACGGGCTTGAGCGCCGACGACGTCAGCTGGGCGGCCGGCCATGCGCCGGTGGCCGGCGCCTACGCGGCCAAGAGCCGCTACCGGCAAAGCGATGCAACCTGCAGCTTCGAAGCGCAGGACGCCGGCTTCAGGCTGAGCTTCGCCGACAGGCAATGGGCGGTCACCCCTGGCCAATCGGCCGTGCTCTACGACGGCGAGGTCTGCCTCGGCGGTGGTGTGATCAGCGCAGCCTGGGCCTGA
- a CDS encoding AMP-binding protein, with the protein MHKPWLVQYPPGVPDEIDMEQFASLNEVLASSCARFADLPAFNSMGAVLTYRQLDAASRAFAAWLQQVAQLRRGDRVALMLPNLLQYPVALFGVLRAGMVVVNVNPLYTPRELEHQLSDAGATAVVVLENFAHTLEQVIKATPVRTVITTQAGDLLPPLQRLLTNIVVKRVKKQVPPWRLEGAVEFRQALATGRRLALDAVTLSRDDLAFLQYTGGTTGVAKGAMLTHGNMVANVLQVAAWMAPNLRDGEETVVIPLPLYHVFALTGCLSFLSKGAQIVLIANPRDMPAFLKALRQTPFTAIIGVNTLFRVMLDTPGFAAIDLSRLKLAVAGGMAVQHVVAHRWKERAGVPLVEGYGLTESAPVAIANPVTVAEWSGQIGVPLPSTEAALLDDDGKPVAPGQVGEICLHGPQVMKGYWNRPEETAQVFTAHGWLRTGDMGLMDERGSIRITDRKKDMIVVSGFKVFPNEIEDVLTLHPGVLEAGAIGVPDERSGEAVKVVVVRKDPALTETELLAHCKQHLTGYKMPRIVEFRDEPLPKTQIGKILRRELRKGHVAATTQAAAGAGA; encoded by the coding sequence ATGCACAAGCCCTGGCTCGTCCAGTACCCGCCGGGGGTTCCGGACGAGATCGACATGGAACAGTTCGCGTCGCTGAACGAGGTGCTGGCCTCCAGCTGCGCGCGCTTCGCCGATCTGCCGGCCTTCAATTCGATGGGGGCGGTCTTGACCTACCGGCAGCTCGACGCGGCCAGCCGCGCCTTTGCGGCCTGGTTGCAGCAGGTGGCCCAACTGCGGCGCGGCGATCGCGTCGCCCTGATGCTGCCCAATCTGCTGCAGTACCCGGTGGCGCTGTTCGGCGTGCTGCGCGCCGGCATGGTGGTGGTGAACGTCAACCCGCTCTACACGCCGCGCGAACTCGAGCATCAGCTCAGCGATGCCGGCGCCACGGCGGTTGTGGTGCTGGAAAATTTTGCGCACACGCTGGAGCAGGTGATCAAGGCCACACCGGTGCGCACCGTGATCACCACGCAGGCCGGCGATCTGCTGCCGCCGCTGCAGCGGCTGCTGACGAATATCGTGGTCAAGCGGGTGAAGAAACAGGTTCCGCCGTGGCGGCTCGAAGGCGCGGTGGAGTTCAGGCAGGCGCTGGCCACCGGCCGCAGGCTGGCCCTCGACGCAGTCACGCTCAGCCGTGACGACCTGGCCTTCTTGCAGTACACCGGCGGCACCACCGGCGTGGCCAAGGGCGCGATGCTCACCCACGGCAATATGGTGGCCAACGTGCTGCAGGTGGCGGCCTGGATGGCACCCAATCTGCGCGACGGCGAGGAGACGGTCGTCATTCCGCTGCCGCTGTACCACGTGTTCGCCCTGACGGGCTGCCTGTCCTTCCTCAGCAAGGGAGCGCAAATCGTGCTGATCGCCAACCCGCGCGACATGCCGGCCTTCCTCAAAGCGCTCCGGCAAACACCGTTCACGGCGATCATCGGCGTCAACACCCTGTTCCGCGTCATGCTCGACACGCCGGGCTTCGCCGCCATCGATCTGAGCCGCCTCAAGCTCGCCGTGGCCGGGGGCATGGCGGTGCAGCATGTGGTGGCACATCGCTGGAAGGAGCGGGCCGGCGTGCCGCTGGTGGAGGGCTACGGTCTCACCGAGAGTGCGCCGGTGGCGATCGCCAACCCGGTCACCGTCGCGGAGTGGAGCGGCCAGATCGGCGTGCCGCTGCCCAGCACCGAAGCCGCCCTCCTCGATGACGACGGCAAGCCCGTCGCGCCGGGCCAGGTGGGCGAGATCTGCCTGCACGGACCGCAAGTGATGAAGGGCTACTGGAACCGGCCCGAGGAAACCGCCCAGGTGTTCACGGCCCATGGCTGGCTGCGCACCGGCGATATGGGCCTGATGGACGAGCGCGGCAGCATCCGCATCACCGACCGCAAGAAAGACATGATCGTGGTCTCCGGTTTCAAGGTCTTCCCCAACGAGATCGAGGATGTGCTGACCCTGCACCCCGGGGTGCTGGAGGCCGGCGCGATCGGCGTGCCCGACGAGCGCTCGGGCGAAGCGGTCAAGGTGGTGGTGGTGCGCAAGGACCCGGCGCTGACCGAGACCGAGCTGCTCGCCCACTGCAAGCAGCATCTGACCGGCTACAAGATGCCGCGCATCGTCGAGTTCCGCGACGAGCCCCTGCCCAAGACCCAGATCGGCAAGATCCTGCGGCGCGAGTTGCGCAAGGGCCATGTCGCCGCAACGACCCAGGCCGCTGCGGGTGCCGGCGCCTAG
- a CDS encoding GNAT family N-acetyltransferase, protein MKPPPRFRPRRIVLRNGSEVTLRAIAEADAAEIVQAFERLSSESRYSRFMQHKKRLNDLALHRGVRPQPGREFAFVVTIPAADGIDIVGAAQYVAAGPDTADTCEFAITVAEDWRGSGVAPRLLASLVRRARRDGYKTMEGWVVAGNTAMLMLARRLHFKVEPVPGDATVLRVQRAL, encoded by the coding sequence ATGAAGCCGCCGCCACGTTTTCGTCCGCGGCGCATCGTCTTGCGCAATGGCAGCGAGGTGACGCTGCGCGCCATTGCCGAGGCCGATGCGGCAGAGATCGTCCAGGCCTTCGAGCGCCTGTCGAGCGAGTCGCGCTACAGCCGCTTCATGCAGCACAAGAAGCGCCTCAACGACCTCGCCCTGCACCGCGGGGTACGCCCGCAGCCGGGCCGCGAGTTTGCGTTCGTGGTCACGATTCCGGCCGCCGATGGCATCGACATCGTCGGTGCCGCGCAGTACGTTGCCGCGGGGCCAGACACCGCCGATACCTGTGAGTTCGCGATCACCGTGGCCGAGGACTGGCGCGGCAGCGGCGTCGCCCCCCGCCTGCTCGCCAGCCTGGTGCGTCGGGCCCGGCGCGATGGCTACAAGACGATGGAGGGCTGGGTGGTCGCCGGGAACACGGCCATGCTGATGCTGGCACGCAGGCTCCATTTCAAGGTGGAGCCGGTGCCGGGTGATGCCACCGTGTTGCGCGTGCAGCGCGCGCTGTAG
- a CDS encoding LysR family transcriptional regulator, with product MSTDLTASPDRLALMQTFVTIVEAGSLSSAAAQLGTTQPTISRRLQALERLLGLALLQRSTHTMKLTADGERCFGRAKELLANWLAFESDLRGDGDEPEGILRVLAPHAFGQQQLVGPLAGYLRRYPRVSVEWLLRDGTPNFIAEGIDCAIQVGEVSDPAVVAIRLSEVSRIVVAAPSVLGGAALPTHAAELAGLPWLALRTFYRNEIALTHATSGERCVLDIQPRMSSDSLYALRSAALLGLGVCVASTWLLTEDLAQRRLVQLTPQWQASSLPIHLVYPHARFYPARLRRFVEVIRQAMPEVMGAVAARSPD from the coding sequence ATGAGCACCGATCTCACCGCTTCTCCGGACCGCCTCGCGCTGATGCAGACCTTCGTCACCATCGTCGAGGCCGGCAGCCTGTCGAGCGCCGCCGCACAGCTGGGCACCACCCAGCCGACCATCAGCCGCCGGCTGCAGGCGCTGGAGCGCTTGCTGGGGCTGGCACTGCTGCAGCGCTCGACCCACACGATGAAGCTGACCGCCGACGGTGAACGCTGCTTCGGGCGGGCCAAGGAGCTGCTGGCCAACTGGCTGGCCTTCGAGTCCGATCTGCGCGGTGACGGCGATGAGCCCGAGGGCATCTTGCGTGTGCTCGCTCCCCACGCTTTCGGCCAGCAGCAGCTGGTGGGGCCGCTGGCAGGCTATCTCAGGCGCTATCCGCGGGTGTCGGTGGAGTGGCTGCTGCGCGATGGCACGCCCAACTTCATTGCCGAGGGCATAGACTGTGCGATCCAGGTCGGTGAGGTCAGCGATCCGGCGGTGGTGGCGATACGGCTGTCCGAGGTGTCGCGCATCGTCGTCGCGGCGCCATCGGTGCTGGGCGGCGCGGCGCTGCCCACCCATGCCGCCGAGCTGGCCGGCCTGCCCTGGCTGGCGTTGCGCACCTTCTACCGCAACGAGATCGCGCTGACCCATGCCACCAGCGGTGAACGCTGCGTGCTGGACATTCAGCCGCGCATGAGCAGTGACAGCCTCTACGCCCTGCGCAGCGCCGCACTGCTGGGCCTGGGCGTTTGCGTGGCCTCGACCTGGCTGCTGACCGAAGACCTCGCGCAGCGGCGCCTGGTGCAGCTGACCCCGCAGTGGCAGGCCTCGTCGCTGCCCATCCATCTGGTCTACCCGCATGCCCGCTTCTACCCGGCCCGGCTGCGCCGCTTCGTCGAAGTGATACGGCAGGCCATGCCGGAGGTGATGGGGGCGGTGGCGGCCCGCAGCCCGGACTGA
- a CDS encoding MFS transporter — protein sequence MSSIQSPHTATPLPPALVLLLATGAGLGAAAIYYSQPMLGVLGADIGASDRAIGFVPTLTQLGYALGILLLAPLGDRYDRRRVILAKTAALAVALLLGGAASSIGPLLVASLAIGLAATLAQDIVPAAATLAPEAERGKTVGTVMTGLLLGILLSRVVSGFVAEHLGWRAMFFIAAASIGLIGAAMWRGLPRFQPTAQLSYGALIGSLASLWLRHGALRRAALAQGLLAVAFSAFWSTLAVMLHGEPFHLGSAAAGAFGLAGAAGALAAPLAGRLADRRGPELVTRLGAGLVLLSFAAMALAPLLQPQHRLWLIVAGTVGFDLGFQATLIAHQTIVYGIDPGARSRLNSVLFVGMFTGMASGAALGSLVLAQWGWVAVTALAVAAASAALMVRLWPAAGSRAPALAG from the coding sequence ATGTCTTCCATTCAATCGCCGCATACTGCAACGCCGCTGCCACCGGCCCTGGTGCTGCTGCTGGCCACCGGCGCCGGCCTGGGTGCGGCCGCCATCTACTACAGCCAGCCGATGCTGGGCGTGCTCGGCGCGGACATCGGCGCGTCCGACCGCGCCATCGGCTTCGTGCCGACCCTGACCCAGCTGGGCTATGCGCTGGGCATCCTGCTGCTGGCGCCGCTGGGCGACCGCTACGACCGCCGCCGCGTCATCCTGGCCAAGACCGCGGCACTGGCCGTGGCGCTGCTGCTGGGCGGTGCCGCCTCATCGATAGGTCCGCTGCTGGTCGCCAGCCTGGCCATAGGCCTGGCCGCCACCCTGGCCCAGGACATCGTGCCCGCGGCCGCCACGCTGGCGCCCGAGGCCGAGCGCGGCAAGACCGTCGGCACGGTGATGACCGGGTTGCTGCTGGGCATTCTGCTGTCGCGGGTGGTCAGCGGCTTCGTCGCCGAACATCTGGGCTGGCGGGCGATGTTCTTCATCGCGGCGGCCAGCATCGGCCTGATCGGCGCGGCGATGTGGCGCGGCCTGCCCCGCTTCCAGCCCACCGCCCAGCTCAGCTACGGCGCCCTGATCGGTTCGCTGGCCAGCCTGTGGCTGCGGCATGGCGCGCTGCGCCGCGCCGCGCTGGCCCAGGGGCTGCTGGCGGTCGCCTTCAGCGCCTTCTGGTCCACCCTGGCGGTGATGCTGCACGGCGAGCCCTTCCATCTGGGCAGCGCGGCAGCGGGTGCCTTCGGCCTGGCCGGCGCGGCCGGGGCGCTGGCCGCGCCGCTGGCAGGCCGCCTGGCCGACCGCCGCGGCCCCGAGCTGGTGACACGCCTGGGCGCCGGCCTGGTGCTGCTGTCATTCGCGGCGATGGCGCTGGCGCCGCTGCTGCAGCCCCAGCATCGCCTGTGGCTGATCGTCGCCGGCACCGTGGGTTTCGACCTCGGCTTCCAGGCCACGCTGATCGCTCACCAGACCATCGTCTACGGCATCGATCCCGGCGCGCGCAGCCGCCTCAACTCGGTGCTCTTCGTCGGCATGTTCACCGGCATGGCCAGCGGTGCCGCCCTGGGCAGCCTGGTGCTGGCGCAGTGGGGTTGGGTGGCCGTCACGGCGCTGGCCGTCGCCGCGGCCTCTGCCGCGCTGATGGTGCGCCTGTGGCCGGCAGCAGGCTCCCGCGCACCGGCCCTGGCCGGCTGA
- a CDS encoding response regulator has protein sequence MAGPHDSAPKKTKVLLIDDNALTRSVLRAILRDEGYTEIREAKDAEVGFKLVQHFAPDLVCLDIQMPGKSGLVLLNELQIYAPGTGVLMITASDDRETIEASLRGGADGYILKPFNAATVLKTVAEVLAKRR, from the coding sequence ATGGCTGGCCCGCACGATTCTGCACCGAAGAAGACCAAGGTCCTGCTGATCGATGACAACGCGCTGACGCGATCGGTGCTGCGCGCCATCCTGCGGGATGAGGGCTATACCGAAATACGCGAAGCCAAGGACGCCGAGGTCGGCTTCAAGCTGGTGCAGCATTTCGCCCCGGACCTGGTCTGCCTGGACATCCAGATGCCCGGCAAGAGCGGCCTGGTGCTGCTGAACGAACTGCAGATCTACGCCCCCGGCACCGGGGTGTTGATGATCACGGCCAGCGACGATCGGGAGACGATAGAAGCCAGCTTGCGCGGTGGGGCCGATGGCTACATCCTCAAGCCCTTCAATGCCGCCACCGTGCTCAAGACCGTGGCCGAGGTGCTGGCCAAGCGGCGCTGA